The Syngnathus typhle isolate RoL2023-S1 ecotype Sweden linkage group LG3, RoL_Styp_1.0, whole genome shotgun sequence genome window below encodes:
- the LOC133151840 gene encoding uncharacterized protein LOC133151840, translating into MTDPNTPLISTEPQSQSEETQGTDPSEQQDSVQLRRSQRVKTLTEKGREMQDEKIKGLQQRFNYNYEKWRTHAKASKVPLSQPGPSNKDILEDITGDVRGLCADVTKVFDELRKLTPPDQETRRRVDLCVEISGFLVNKATCRLEGREEQDWPEAGSLFQTTSSKSSSFNITKNLSEHSHRSSVKHQEAAAEAAASQAVLKILEEQQMEQQEIERLEVEVRKRAVEQETLIRQKCLEREAEEIRLRMQREADEAKFKAQQEEEYAALQRTLDEKKRKVQHLEKVKDLKAAQARMQVYDQMSVAEVQRVDVTKINTEIRDVEHVSFPSLLEQVSPQAAGTPKGDGTSDLVKVLASALSASRIPVPEPTVFSGDPLSYSDWKLSFQTLIDQKNIPNKEKIFYLRRYVSGPAKRAIEGYFLLGTESAHAAAWKILDERYGNPFTIAKAFRDKLHAWPKMTSRDSFELRDFADFLRSCEAATAHIKSLEILNDCNENRKILSKLPDWLAASWNRKVVEIEEQTNQFPTFSQFVEFLTREAKIACNPVTSLQSLKQCEFNKSDKLKFTKQKEIGVKTLMTTSQEKTQLVCVFCKKPKHSLHKCRSFLEKAVSDRISFIKSERLCFGCLKPGHLSKSCTNRNICERCSKGHPTCLHEDRVKDKEEQKQPLAKPNPSNERSSQSDRAQEQVTAMATTNRVASQENNTQTAAIIPVWLSSSTKHKEVLVYALLDSQSDTTFVLSEVAKLLDTNQEPVKLELSTMSSQTTVVQSNRLQDLKVRGLNSSKEITLPPTYTREFIPANKAHIPTNETAKAWPHLEHLQPEIAPLQDCEVGLLIGYNCSQALLPREIVSGKEGEPYAQRTDLGWSIVGQTNPCLNYGDAIGISHRIIVKKVIPELKPSLKLQNKVHYVNRTTVKDVTPSDVIKALEGDFSERALDGNPVSQEDLKFLTKLKENITQNETGHYEMPLPFRDERPTLPDNRICAMHRLKCLERRLKKDKLYYNDYTNFMDDIISRGDAEKVPDEELNNTPAWFIPHHGVYHPHKPGRIRVVFDASAKYQDTSLNDHLLSGPDLTNALVGVLCRFRRSSVAFMCDIERMFHQFHVAKEDQDYLRFLWWEKGDLEASPSVYRMKVHLFGAASSPGCANFGLKHLAAQGQGQFQEDTIHFIQRNFYVDDGLASVPTESEAIQLIKDSRELCFKGKLRLHKFVSNSERVMSTIPEEECATVKDLDMSLSLPRIERALGVEWCVTSDTFKFRVQVKLNPLTRRGVLSTVASIYDPLGFIAPFVLLGKQILQQMCKDKVEWDHELPEHLKPQWESWIKDLPSLANMQIQRCFIPTDFGQVKSYELHHFADASVNGYGACTYLRIINHSDQVHCCLVMAKSRVTPTSVTTIPRLELSAAVVAVRVSDLLRAELEIPDIAEFFWTDSTVVLGYINNDAKRFQVFVANRIQRIKSSTRPEQWAYVASEQNPADYVSRGLTAEQLKSSEWFQGPAFLWEKNMADRDIKVGEIRENDPELRKASVHTIKSKEEQTILSRFEKFSGWSSLIRALAILRRKAREYKGDIQRTKESTTLEERKQTELFVIKLVQEKAFAEEIKSLKSKKTVSKTTDHKLYKLSPFLDEKGILRVGGRLSQAVLHPHVKHPAILPKDSHISTLLIRHFHSKVQHQGRGMTMNELRANGWWILGSSRAVSSYIFKCVKCRKYRRKTEDQSMGDLPVDRTEPNPPFTYVGMDCFGPIYIKDGRKELKRYGLVLTCLCSRAIHIEVVDDLSTDAFLNALRAFIAIRGNVRQLRCDRGTNFIGAQRELADLMKEMNQEKVKALGCEFLMNPPSASHMGGIWERQIRTIRSVLSAILDQSAKRLDSTSLRTLLYEVMAIVNSRPLSVEHLSDPTGPEPLTPNHILTMKSTIVQPPPGEFMKEDLYLQKRWRRVQYLANEFWIRWRKEYLLNLQPRQKWTAHRRNLKVNDVVLLGEDMAPRNEWKLAKVTDVYPGTDNKVRKVRLLVSERTYDKHSKLVTKTVSLERPIHKVIVLLEAD; encoded by the coding sequence ATGACTGATCCAAATACACCATTAATTAGTACAGAACCCCAAAGTCAGTCTGAAGAAACCCAAGGTACTGATCCTAGTGAGCAGCAAGACTCAGTACAACTTAGAAGAAGTCAGAGAGTGAAAACACTCACAGAAAAGGGAAGAGAAATGCAGGATGAGAAGATTAAAGGACTCCAGCAAAGATTTAACTACAACTACGAAAAGTGGAGAACACATGCAAAGGCATCCAAAGTACCCCTCTCTCAACCAGGACCCTCGAATAAAGACATTCTTGAAGATATAACTGGTGATGTTAGAGGTCTTTGTGCAGATGTCACAAAAGTTTTTGATGAGTTACGCAAGCTCACCCCACCGGATCAAGAGACACGTCGCAGAGTAGATCTGTGTGTGGAGATCTCAGGTTTCCTTGTGAATAAAGCAACTTGCCGATTGGAAGGAAGAGAGGAACAAGATTGGCCGGAAGCAGGCTCCCTCTTTCAAACTACGAGCAGTAAGTCAAGCTCCTTCAACATAACTAAGAACTTATCTGAGCATTCACATAGATCCTCTGTAAAACATCAAGAagctgcagcagaagcagcagcgagtcaagctgttctaaaaatattagAAGAACAACAAATGGAACAGCAAGAGATAGAAAGACTAGAAGTTGAAGTCAGGAAAAGAGCAGTGGAACAAGAAACACTAATTAGACAAAAGTGCTTAGAAAGAGAGGCTGAAGAAATTAGACTAAGAATGCAGAGAGAAGCAGATGAAGCAAAGTTTAAGGCTCAACAAGAAGAAGAGTATGCAGCTCTGCAGAGAACacttgatgaaaagaaaagaaaagtacaGCACCTGGAAAAGGTCAAAGATCTCAAGGCAGCACAAGCAAGGATGCAGGTTTATGACCAAATGAGTGTAGCAGAAGTGCAAAGGGTCGATGTAACAAAGATTAATACAGAAATTAGAGACGTTGAACATGTAAGCTTTCCATCTCTGCTTGAACAAGTCTCACCCCAAGCGGCAGGCACTCCGAAAGGTGATGGTACATCAGATTTAGTTAAAGTGCTAGCAAGTGCACTAAGTGCTAGTCGTATCCCTGTTCCGGAACCTACTGTGTTTTCTGGGGATCCCTTAAGTTACAGTGACTGGAAACTGTCATTCCAAACACTGATAGACCAAAAGAATATCCCTAACAAGGAGAAAATATTCTACCTTCGAAGATATGTGAGTGGACCGGCTAAGAGAGCAATTGAAGGATACTTCCTGCTTGGAACTGAATCCGCACATGCTGCTGCATGGAAGATTCTGGATGAAAGATATGGAAATCCATTCACAATAGCAAAAGCTTTTAGAGACAAACTGCATGCATGGCCCAAAATGACCTCAAGGGACAGTTTCGAACTAAGGGACTTTGCAGATTTCTTGCGCAGTTGTGAAGCTGCAACAGCTCACATTAAGTCATTAGAGATCTTGAATGACTGCAATGAGAACCGAAAGATTCTTTCCAAACTTCCAGACTGGCTTGCTGCTAGTTGGAACCGCAAGGTTGTTGAAATTGAAGAACAAACAAATCAGTTTCCCACTTTCAGCCAGTTTGTTGAGTTTTTAACGAGAGAAGCCAAGATTGCTTGTAATCCTGTTACATCTTTACAGTCACTAAAACAATGTGAGTTTAACAAATCAGACAAACTGAAATTCACCAAACAGAAAGAAATTGGAGTTAAAACACTGATGACGACTtcacaagaaaaaacacaactggtATGTGTGTTCTGCAAGAAACCCAAGCACAGTTTACACAAATGCAGAAGTTTTCTTGAAAAGGCTGTGTCAGACAGAATCAGCTTCATTAAGTCGGAAAGGCTATGTTTTGGTTGTCTCAAACCAGGCCATCTTTCAAAGAGCTGTACCAACCGCAATATTTGTGAAAGGTGCAGTAAAGGGCATCCTACCTGTCTTCATGAAGATAGAGTTAAGgacaaagaagaacaaaagcaACCACTAGCTAAGCCAAATCCAAGTAATGAAAGATCAAGTCAAAGCGACCGAGCTCAAGAACAAGTTACAGCCATGGCTACAACTAACCGAGTAGCGAGTCAAGAAAATAACACACAGACGGCTGCAATCATTCCTGTGTGGCTTTCATCTTctacaaaacacaaagaagttCTTGTATATGCCTTACTGGATTCTCAAAGCGATACAACCTTTGTTCTCAGTGAAGTTGCAAAGTTGCTAGATACAAACCAAGAACCGGTTAAACTAGAACTGTCTACCATGTCTTCCCAGACTACAGTTGTTCAGTCTAACAGACTGCAAGATCTTAAAGTTCGTGGTCTTAACTCAAGCAAAGAAATCACTTTACCTCCTACATACACACGAGAATTCATTCCAGCCAACAAAGCTCACATTCCAACTAATGAGACAGCTAAAGCTTGGCCACATTTAGAACACCTTCAACCAGAAATCGCACCTTTGCAAGATTGCGAGGTAGGATTGTTGATCGGATACAACTGCTCACAAGCTCTTCTTCCAAGAGAGATTGTGTCAGGCAAGGAAGGTGAGCCATACGCTCAGCGCACTGATCTTGGTTGGAGTATAGTTGGACAAACCAATCCCTGCTTGAACTATGGAGATGCGATTGGTATTAGTCATCGTATTATTGTCAAGAAGGTCATCCCAGAGCTTAAGCCCTCTCTAAAGCTTCAGAACAAGGTCCACTATGTCAATAGGACAACAGTAAAGGACGTCACCCCTTCGGACGTTATCAAAGCACTTGAAGGAGACTTCTCTGAAAGAGCCCTTGATGGCAACCCTGTGTCACAAGAAGATTTAAAGTTTCTCACAAAACTCAAAGAAAACATCACACAGAATGAGACCGGCCACTATGAGATGCCACTACCATTTCGTGACGAAAGACCCACATTACCAGACAACAGAATATGTGCAATGCATCGCCTAAAGTGTCTGGAAAGAAGATTAAAGAAAGACAAGTTATACTACAATGATTACACAAACTTCATGGATGATATCATCTCAAGAGGAGATGCTGAAAAAGTCCCTGACGAAGAGTTGAATAACACTCCTGCATGGTTTATCCCACATCATGGGGTCTATCACCCACACAAACCCGGCAGGATCAGAGTAGTATTTGATGCCTCGGCCAAATACCAAGACACTTCTCTCAACGACCATCTTTTATCCGGTCCTGACTTGACAAACGCATTGGTTGGTGTTCTTTGTCGTTTCCGCAGAAGTTCTGTCGCATTCATGTGTGATATAGAGCGGATGTTCCACCAGTTCCATGTCGCAAAAGAGGACCAGGATTATTTAAGGTTTCTTTGGTGGGAGAAGGGAGATTTGGAAGCATCACCATCAGTTTACCGTATGAAGGTCCATCTTTTTGGAGCAGCTTCTTCTCCCGGCTGTGCCAACTTTGGCCTAAAACACCTTGCGGCCCAAGGACAAGGTCAATTCCAAGAAGACACCATACATTTCATACAGAGAAACTTTTATGTTGATGACGGCTTGGCAAGCGTTCCAACTGAAAGTGAAGCCATTCAGCTCATCAAAGACTCAAGAGAGCTCTGTTTCAAAGGAAAGTTAAGACTCCACAAATTTGTGTCAAATAGTGAGAGAGTTATGTCCACTATTCCAGAAGAAGAGTGTGCCACAGTGAAAGACCTTGACATGTCTCTAAGTTTACCACGCATTGAAAGAGCTCTCGGAGTGGAGTGGTGTGTCACTTCAGACACATTCAAATTCAGAGTTCAAGTTAAGTTGAACCCCCTTACAAGAAGAGGTGTGCTTTCTACGGTCGCCTCTATTTACGATCCCCTTGGGTTTATAGCACCATTCGTCCTCCTGGGAAAGCAGATTCTCCAGCAAATGTGCAAGGATAAGGTTGAGTGGGACCACGAGCTTCCAGAGCACTTAAAACCCCAGTGGGAATCTTGGATTAAAGACCTTCCCAGTTTAGCCAACATGCAGATTCAAAGATGTTTCATTCCTACAGATTTCGGTCAGGTTAAAAGCTACGAGCTTCATCACTTCGCAGACGCCAGTGTCAATGGATATGGTGCTTGTACTTACCTGCGAATCATTAACCATTCTGATCAAGTCCATTGTTGCTTGGTAATGGCCAAGTCAAGAGTCACGCCTACTAGTGTCACAACTATCCCTCGACTCGAACTCTCAGCAGCAGTTGTTGCAGTTAGAGTCAGTGATCTACTCAGGGCAGAGCTTGAAATCCCAGACATTGCAGAGTTTTTCTGGACGGACTCCACCGTTGTTCTCGGCTACATAAATAATGATGCCAAAAGGTTTCAAGTGTTTGTAGCGAATCGGATACAAAGGATCAAGTCAAGCACAAGGCCAGAACAATGGGCGTATGTCGCATCAGAGCAGAACCCAGCAGACTACGTTTCTCGAGGCTTAACTGCAGAGCAACTGAAGTCTTCAGAATGGTTTCAGGGGCCAGCATTTCTCTGGGAGAAGAACATGGCTGATAGAGATATCAAGGTGGGAGAGATCAGAGAAAATGATCCAGAACTTCGCAAAGCTTCTGTGCATACCATCAAGTCAAAGGAAGAACAAACTATTCTCAGCAGATTTGAGAAGTTCTCAGGATGGTCCAGTTTGATAAGAGCACTTGCAATTTTGAGAAGAAAGGCCAGAGAATACAAGGGTGACATACAAAGGACCAAAGAAAGTACAACTTTggaagagagaaaacaaacagaaCTGTTTGTCATTAAACTTGTTCAAGAGAAAGCTTTCGCAGAAGAGATAAAGAGTCTAAAATCAAAGAAAACAGTTTCCAAGACCACAGATCATAAACTGTACAAACTAAGTCCGTTTCTGGACGAAAAGGGAATCCTCAGAGTTGGGGGACGTTTGAGTCAAGCTGTGCTTCACCCACATGTAAAACATCCTGCCATACTTCCCAAGGACAGTCACATTTCAACTTTGTTAATCAGACATTTTCACTCGAAGGTTCAACATCAAGGTCGTGGAATGACGATGAATGAGTTGCGTGCAAACGGTTGGTGGATTCTTGGGAGCAGCCGTGCAGTCTCATCATACATCTTCAAATGTGTTAAATGTCGCAAATACAGAAGGAAAACAGAGGATCAAAGTATGGGAGATTTGCCAGTAGACCGAACAGAGCCTAATCCGCCTTTCACCTATGTCGGAATGGATTGCTTTGGGCCAATATACATAAAGGATGGACGAAAGGAGCTCAAGAGATATGGGCTCGTACTAACCTGTTTATGTTCACGAGCCATACATATTGAAGTAGTAGACGACCTGAGTACAGACGCATTCCTAAATGCTCTGCGAGCATTTATTGCAATAAGAGGAAATGTACGTCAGCTGAGATGTGACAGAGGAACCAATTTCATTGGTGCCCAGAGAGAACTCGCAGATCTcatgaaagaaatgaatcaGGAGAAAGTGAAGGCACTTGGATGTGAATTTCTCATGAATCCCCCTTCAGCAAGCCATATGGGTGGAATATGGGAAAGACAGATCAGGACCATCCGTAGTGTTCTTTCAGCCATCCTTGACCAATCAGCAAAGAGACTCGACAGTACATCCTTGAGAACCTTGTTGTACGAGGTCATGGCAATTGTCAACAGTAGGCCGCTTTCCGTCGAGCATTTAAGTGATCCAACAGGGCCTGAGCCATTAACGCCCAACCACATTCTCACTATGAAGTCAACCATTGTTCAACCTCCTCCAGGAGAGTTTATGAAAGAAGATTTGTATCTTCAAAAAAGATGGAGAAGAGTGCAATATTTGGCCAATGAGTTTTGGATCCGTTGGAGGAAAGAATATTTGCTCAACTTGCAACCAAGACAGAAGTGGACTGCACACAGGAGGAATCTGAAGGTGAATGATGTAGTGCTTCTAGGAGAGGACATGGCACCACGTAATGAATGGAAGCTAGCCAAAGTCACTGATGTCTATCCAGGAACCGACAACAAAGTGAGAAAGGTTCGACTTTTGGTTAGTGAAAGGACATATGACAAACACAGTAAACTTGTGACTAAAACAGTCTCATTAGAACGACCTATTCATAAAGTTATTGTTTTGCTAGAAGCTGACTAA